A genomic stretch from Megalobrama amblycephala isolate DHTTF-2021 linkage group LG22, ASM1881202v1, whole genome shotgun sequence includes:
- the LOC125257511 gene encoding uncharacterized protein LOC125257511, producing MGDKPAGCIAQVAMRETAKLPQFSDMKEERRVIEEDSYVDDLLTSHNDPNRLDKIQEGVEKILIAGGFYLKPWIRSGQSGRRVGTESMPVTLTLPNQLREEDNKALGVGYLVQEDKLFVMVSINFSSRKKKMRTEIDLTEEEVEVKTPNPLTRRVLLSQIAGLYDPIGLVTPVKQKGVILVRRAFQEAGKLTKDTWDEPLSDDLRRKAIELFKEYARLSSIKFYRSLTPSGWKGRPWGITFSDGSCESYGAVLYLRWETSDGVVTRLVESKAKLTPLNQKGDAVKAEVCGAVFATRLKGYVLKHGRLDVEKWYHFIDSQTVLGAIQRESYGFQTFFANRIGEIQKAGAVTDWWWIPGEVNIADLVTRGCSPELLGENSVWQKGPEFLSSPVEDWPIKSASEVAADAREVVSGLQKKAFSVVLTRIQAKKLLNPGSPGGEDPIVTDGVSGAPVSSENGMELTLTETKEKETLWGAALIDQVDPTRCSSLTRLCGVVGYVRRAVKKWLAHVGRASKPAKWEAVLTVKERKAAFEDLCLAAQNGVTFPVTTLDRLVVSRDEASGLLRCHGRVQALTQGEIGVPLVPYKAWISTLLVREAHETNHEGVAGTLLRVRSKAWVVMGSRIARNVVDSCMHCRKIKARMCKQVMSELPLERTKPAAPFEFTTLDLFGPYVVKDTVRRRAEMKVWGVVFSCMASRAVHADIVEDLSTEGFLKAYQRFTALRGHPRKLWSDQGTNFVGARPVLQELYEFLSNIDKDQIQKKAVVGGTDWTWVFHPADSPHRNGAAEAAVGVLKRALSSVGKECNLTALEFQTLLYLAANLSNERPIGARAQVQDETVEVITPNSLLLGRAGPNGDSRGFEYPTYPVVRLRTIQIEVDKFWKRWSQLAGPNLYIRQKWHAPARNVAVGDLVWLADQNALRGQFRLGRVVEVCPDARGVVRDVRVATCRSCPVSGGQFKRNRGEENYPSTILHRDVRRLVVLLPVEEQ from the coding sequence ATGGGGGATAAACCTGCGGGGTGTATTGCGCAGGTTGCCATGCGAGAGACCGCGAAGTTACCCCAGTTCTCTGATATGAAGGAGGAAAGAAGGGTCATCGAGGAAGACTCCTATGTCGATGATCTCCTCACGTCCCACAATGACCCAAACCGTCTAGACAAGATTCAAGAGGGAGTGGAGAAGATACTGATAGCAGGAGGCTTCTACCTCAAGCCGTGGATCCGGTCTGGTCAAAGTGGGAGGAGAGTCGGGACAGAGTCCATGCCAGTGACTCTGACGTTGCCCAACCAGTTAAGGGAGGAAGATAACAAAGCCCTGGGGGTTGGTTACCTCGTGCAAGAGGACAAACTCTTTGTGATGGTCTCTATCAACTTCTCCAGTAGGAAGAAGAAGATGAGAACTGAGATTGACCTCACTGAAGAAGAAGTGGAAGTAAAAACACCAAACCCACTTACTCGTCGTGTTTTACTAAGCCAAATAGCTGGTCTGTATGACCCGATCGGTTTGGTAACTCCTGTGAAACAGAAAGGAGTAATCCTTGTGAGAAGAGCCTTCCAGGAAGCTGGCAAGCTTACTAAAGATACCTGGGATGAACCTCTCTCTGACGACCTCAGAAGAAAGGCAATTGAGCTGTTCAAGGAGTACGCTCGTCTGAGTAGCATCAAGTTCTACAGAAGCCTCACACCTTCTGGCTGGAAGGGTAGACCCTGGGGAATCACGTTTTCTGACGGGAGCTGTGAGTCCTATGGTGCAGTACTGTACTTGCGATGGGAGACGTCAGATGGTGTGGTCACTCGGCTGGTAGAGTCAAAGGCCAAGTTAACTCCTCTCAACCAGAAAGGTGATGCCGTCAAGGCTGAGGTGTGTGGAGCTGTCTTTGCCACACGTCTGAAAGGATACGTGTTGAAGCATGGACGATTGGACGTGGAGAAGTGGTATCATTTCATTGACAGTCAGACGGTGCTTGGGGCCATCCAGAGAGAGAGCTACGGGTTCCAGACATTTTTTGCGAACCGAATCGGGGAGATTCAGAAGGCTGGAGCTGTAACTGACTGGTGGTGGATACCAGGCGAGGTCAACATCGCTGATCTAGTCACGAGAGGGTGCTCTCCTGAACTGCTGGGTGAGAATTCTGTGTGGCAGAAGGGTCCCGAGTTTCTGTCTAGTCCAGTAGAAGATTGGCCCATAAAGTCCGCCTCAGAAGTGGCAGCTGATGCTAGAGAGGTAGTGAGTGGGCTCCAGAAGAAGGCCTTCTCAGTGGTCCTTACCAGAATTCAAGCAAAGAAATTGTTAAATCCTGGCAGTCCTGGTGGTGAAGATCCAATAGTCACAGATGGAGTAAGCGGGGCTCCAGTGTCCTCCGAAAATGGGATGGAATTGACCTTAACTGAGACTAAGGAGAAGGAGACTCTGTGGGGAGCCGCGCTCATAGACCAAGTGGATCCAACAAGGTGCAGTTCTCTTACTAGACTTTGTGGAGTAGTTGGTTATGTCCGCAGAGCTGTAAAGAAGTGGTTGGCCCATGTAGGCAGGGCCTCCAAGCCAGCAAAGTGGGAGGCAGTATTGACAGTAAAGGAACGCAAAGCTGCATTCGAAGACCTGTGCTTAGCCGCCCAAAATGGAGTTACGTTTCCTGTGACGACGCTAGACAGACTCGTTGTCAGTAGGGATGAGGCTTCAGGGCTACTGAGATGTCATGGTAGAGTCCAGGCTTTGACCCAAGGAGAGATTGGTGTACCCTTGGTTCCCTACAAGGCGTGGATCAGCACTCTTCTCGTGAGAGAGGCCCATGAAACTAATCACGAAGGGGTTGCTGGCACACTCCTCCGTGTGAGGTCTAAAGCATGGGTGGTGATGGGTTCAAGGATTGCCAGAAATGTTGTTGattcttgtatgcattgtcgGAAGATCAAAGCAAGAATGTGCAAACAGGTGATGAGTGAACTTCCCCTTGAACGAACTAAACCAGCCGCACCATTTGAGTTTACGACGTTAGACCTTTTCGGTCCTTATGTTGTTAAAGATACTGTAAGACGAAGAGCGGAGATGAAAGTCTGGGGCGTGGTATTCAGCTGTATGGCTTCGAGAGCAGTACATGCTGACATTGTGGAAGATCTGTCGACGGAAGGATTCCTGAAAGCATACCAGCGCTTCACAGCTCTTAGGGGTCACCCAAGAAAGCTCTGGTCGGACCAAGGGACCAACTTTGTGGGTGCCAGACCTGTGTTACAGGAGCTTTATGAGTTCCTAAGTAACATCGACAAGGATCAGATCCAGAAGAAGGCAGTAGTTGGAGGAACCGACTGGACGTGGGTGTTTCACCCGGCTGACTCTCCTCATCGAAATGGAGCAGCCGAGGCAGCAGTTGGTGTACTTAAGAGAGCTTTAAGTAGTGTTGGCAAGGAATGTAATCTGACAGCACTGGAATTCCAGACCCTTCTGTACCTGGCTGCTAATCTGTCAAATGAGAGACCTATCGGTGCCAGAGCTCAGGTACAAGATGAGACCGTGGAAGTAATCACTCCCAACTCGCTTCTGCTCGGTCGCGCAGGACCCAATGGGGACTCCCGAGGTTTTGAGTATCCAACTTACCCTGTCGTGCGTCTAAGAACAATCCAGATTGAGGTTGATAAATTCTGGAAGCGATGGAGCCAGCTGGCAGGTCCAAACCTCTATATCCGCCAGAAGTGGCACGCGCCTGCTAGAAATGTTGCAGTGGGTGATCTGGTATGGTTAGCTGATCAGAACGCACTGAGGGGTCAGTTCAGGCTGGGTCGAGTTGTGGAGGTGTGTCCTGATGCGAGGGGTGTAGTACGAGATGTGAGAGTGGCAACATGTCGAAGTTGTCCAGTTTCCGGCGGACAGTTCAAGAGAAACCGAGGTGAGGAGAACTATCCCTCCACCATCCTCCACAGGGATGTTAGGAGGTTGGTGGTTCTGCTTCCAGTGGAGGAGCAGTAA